One window of the Candidatus Bathyarchaeota archaeon genome contains the following:
- a CDS encoding HAD-IA family hydrolase, translated as MSKADMWSMVRAVLFDLDETLIDSFQGHIGAHAEVCRILKGFLSENGFDVDEGRILFELSRLDDEMNKRFMYDRDMWWPILVGKFAPKLVLPNNLIKMLTRSYWLAYAKAAKPYPDTEEVLLYLKERGYLLGLVSDSDRLPGMKRYRIEIQPFKNLFDLTLVAGEDTEETKPSPEPFLVAAEGLGVKPGECVYVGDKPFADVEGARKAGMKTILIYRRDWGFDAKPDLVLRSLSELKNIL; from the coding sequence GTGTCGAAGGCTGACATGTGGTCTATGGTTAGGGCTGTCCTCTTCGACTTGGATGAGACGTTGATAGACTCTTTTCAAGGTCATATCGGAGCTCACGCTGAGGTATGTAGAATCCTTAAAGGGTTTCTCTCTGAGAACGGTTTCGATGTCGACGAAGGCCGCATTCTCTTTGAGTTATCGAGATTGGATGATGAGATGAATAAGAGGTTCATGTATGATAGGGATATGTGGTGGCCAATTCTTGTAGGGAAGTTTGCTCCAAAATTGGTCCTGCCCAACAATCTGATTAAAATGTTGACTAGAAGTTACTGGCTGGCTTATGCTAAAGCAGCTAAGCCTTACCCTGACACTGAGGAGGTGCTTCTCTACCTTAAGGAGCGGGGTTATCTTCTGGGTTTAGTATCTGACTCTGATAGGCTGCCTGGGATGAAGAGATATAGGATAGAGATTCAACCTTTCAAAAATTTATTTGACTTAACCCTTGTCGCCGGTGAGGATACTGAGGAGACGAAGCCTAGCCCTGAACCTTTCTTGGTGGCGGCTGAAGGGCTTGGAGTTAAGCCTGGGGAGTGTGTCTATGTTGGCGATAAGCCTTTCGCAGATGTTGAGGGCGCTAGAAAGGCTGGGATGAAGACGATTCTGATCTATCGCCGTGACTGGGGTTTCGATGCCAAGCCGGACCTTGTTTTAAGGTCCCTGAGTGAGTTGAAGAATATTCTTTGA
- a CDS encoding 3'-phosphoesterase: MRQGASKLSLQEYRSKRRLERSGEPKGSESPSGGGNIYVIQRHQATHLHYDLRLEMDGVLKSWALPKGPPTQPNLKRLAVQTEDHPIEYADFEGVIPEGEYGAGKVEVWDRGTFEPIEVDENKIIFRIHGEKLKGDYCLIKLRPGTDPKNWLFFKKKTIG; the protein is encoded by the coding sequence ATGCGGCAAGGGGCCTCAAAGTTGAGTCTGCAAGAGTACCGGTCGAAGAGGCGCCTGGAAAGGTCAGGTGAGCCCAAGGGATCCGAATCCCCATCCGGAGGCGGCAACATATATGTCATCCAGAGACATCAGGCAACCCACCTACACTATGACCTCAGGCTTGAGATGGATGGGGTTCTGAAGAGTTGGGCTTTACCGAAAGGCCCACCAACCCAGCCGAACCTGAAGAGACTCGCCGTCCAAACCGAAGACCATCCAATAGAGTATGCCGACTTCGAAGGGGTTATTCCTGAGGGAGAGTATGGGGCTGGAAAGGTCGAGGTCTGGGATAGAGGGACATTCGAACCGATAGAGGTCGACGAGAACAAGATAATATTCAGAATACATGGAGAGAAGTTGAAGGGAGATTACTGCCTCATAAAACTCAGGCCTGGAACAGACCCTAAGAACTGGCTCTTCTTCAAGAAGAAGACGATAGGATGA
- a CDS encoding aminopeptidase P family protein, with translation MIDRSIFEERCLRAKKMMGSKGVDALCLTPSPDMYYLTGFWASPSERMTLCIIPRLGEPLIVTSRLYEGQVKATSWIENVEVWSERLRQQVQLKNILKKLRLLTGKLAVPERIWMSHYKVLCESAPRATFTSTSKILSPMRILKSDLEVKLMEEAAKLADDALEKVMCEVKEGVREFELAAKVEYFMRVGGSEGAPFETIVASGPNSALPHHGCSSRTICEGDPVTLDIGATYGRYCSDITRTLIVGRVEPRLEEVYRTVYKAHQEALEAIKPGVEVEAIDLAARRVIGDCGYGEYFIHRTGHGVGLDIHEPPYIQVGSHVRLRPGMVFTVEPGVYIPGVFGVRIEDVVVVSKDGYRLLTKHPRDLTCV, from the coding sequence ATGATTGATAGAAGCATATTCGAGGAGAGGTGCCTTAGGGCTAAGAAGATGATGGGTTCGAAGGGGGTGGATGCCCTATGCTTAACCCCCTCACCAGATATGTATTATCTGACAGGATTTTGGGCAAGCCCCTCCGAAAGGATGACCCTATGTATAATCCCAAGACTCGGTGAGCCGTTGATCGTCACTTCCAGACTATATGAGGGTCAGGTCAAGGCAACTTCTTGGATAGAGAATGTTGAGGTCTGGAGTGAGAGATTGAGGCAGCAAGTCCAACTCAAAAATATTTTGAAAAAGCTCAGACTATTGACTGGAAAGTTAGCGGTCCCTGAAAGAATATGGATGAGCCACTATAAAGTTTTATGTGAATCTGCGCCAAGGGCAACTTTCACTTCAACATCTAAGATTCTCAGCCCTATGAGAATCTTAAAGTCTGACCTTGAGGTCAAACTTATGGAGGAAGCAGCTAAACTTGCTGATGACGCCCTGGAGAAAGTTATGTGTGAGGTCAAGGAGGGTGTTAGGGAGTTTGAGCTCGCCGCTAAGGTTGAGTATTTTATGAGGGTGGGGGGGTCTGAGGGAGCACCCTTCGAGACCATAGTAGCCTCAGGCCCAAACAGCGCCCTCCCACATCATGGATGCAGCTCAAGAACAATATGTGAAGGGGACCCTGTCACCCTTGATATCGGTGCCACGTATGGCCGATACTGTTCAGATATAACTAGAACTCTCATTGTGGGGAGGGTCGAGCCTAGATTAGAGGAGGTTTACAGAACGGTCTATAAGGCCCATCAGGAAGCCTTGGAGGCTATCAAGCCTGGGGTTGAGGTTGAAGCTATAGATCTGGCGGCTAGAAGAGTCATCGGTGATTGTGGTTACGGTGAATATTTTATTCATAGGACAGGCCACGGGGTAGGCTTAGATATTCATGAACCACCCTACATCCAAGTGGGTAGCCACGTCAGACTGAGACCTGGAATGGTCTTCACCGTTGAGCCTGGAGTATATATTCCTGGAGTGTTCGGTGTGAGGATAGAGGATGTTGTGGTTGTTAGTAAAGATGGGTACAGGCTACTAACCAAACATCCTAGGGACCTAACCTGTGTATGA
- the proB gene encoding glutamate 5-kinase: MIEVETLRRDFSRVKKIVVKIGTSVLTKPDGSLDEEYMQDIARQVYELTRRGIGVIIVSSGAIGSGVKELGLKDMPRDIPTRQGAAAVGQSILIETWRCAFRRYGLKVAQILLTYEAFSNRRTYLNLRNSMDILEKYGAIPIINENDPISVHEIEATFGDNDKLSALVASKVDAELLILLTDVNGLYDRNPRHKDARLISEVSEITPEIERIGGEPGSWRSKGGMKTKIEAAKIAMKSNCCMVIANAWENNVLLRIVDGEMLGTIFKPSKVGYTNRERWIRYSKSHGVIMIDDGAREALLKGGSLLPSGIIGLDGEFDSNEVVSIVHRNKEIAKGIVDYSSEELKKIKGRHTDEIEKILGYKNYDNVVRRENMVFI; the protein is encoded by the coding sequence ATGATTGAGGTGGAGACTTTGAGGAGGGATTTCAGCCGAGTCAAGAAGATAGTTGTTAAGATTGGAACATCAGTTCTTACAAAGCCAGACGGCTCCCTCGACGAGGAGTATATGCAGGACATAGCGAGACAGGTCTATGAGTTGACCAGAAGAGGGATCGGGGTCATCATTGTGAGTTCAGGAGCCATAGGTTCAGGGGTTAAAGAGTTAGGTTTGAAGGATATGCCGAGGGACATACCTACAAGGCAGGGAGCTGCAGCTGTAGGCCAGAGCATACTCATCGAGACTTGGAGATGCGCCTTCAGAAGATATGGTTTGAAGGTAGCTCAGATACTCTTGACTTATGAAGCTTTCTCAAATAGGAGAACATACCTTAACCTGAGGAATTCTATGGATATACTGGAGAAGTATGGTGCCATACCGATAATCAACGAGAACGACCCTATATCGGTCCATGAGATCGAGGCGACATTCGGCGACAACGATAAACTCTCAGCCTTGGTTGCAAGCAAGGTTGATGCTGAGCTGCTGATCCTTCTGACAGATGTCAACGGTCTATATGACAGGAACCCCAGACATAAAGATGCTAGGCTGATAAGCGAAGTTTCCGAGATAACCCCTGAGATAGAGAGGATTGGAGGCGAACCTGGATCATGGAGGAGCAAGGGTGGTATGAAGACAAAGATCGAGGCCGCTAAGATAGCTATGAAGTCTAACTGTTGCATGGTTATTGCAAACGCTTGGGAGAATAACGTTCTCCTCAGAATCGTTGACGGTGAAATGTTAGGAACCATATTCAAGCCTTCGAAGGTGGGCTACACGAACAGGGAGAGGTGGATAAGATATTCTAAGAGTCATGGAGTGATCATGATAGACGATGGGGCTAGGGAAGCTCTGCTTAAAGGAGGAAGTCTCCTACCCTCAGGCATAATAGGTTTAGATGGGGAATTCGATTCGAACGAGGTGGTATCTATAGTCCACAGGAATAAGGAGATAGCTAAGGGGATAGTCGACTACTCCTCAGAAGAATTGAAGAAGATAAAAGGTAGACATACGGATGAGATAGAGAAGATCTTGGGTTACAAGAACTATGACAATGTCGTAAGGAGAGAGAATATGGTCTTCATATGA
- a CDS encoding MBL fold metallo-hydrolase, with protein MLNFYGGVGEIGGNKILLEDRDTRILLDFGMSYSCRRRFYFEPYLSPRDERGLLEFGILPHLQGVYRFDDSEPSIDGVFLSHSHSDHASCISFINRRIPIYCGETTKTILESLSETRARTFETDIGGLKIETFKTGDKIKIGGLEVEPIHVDHSVPAAYGFIIYTSEGAVAYTGDLRTHGAKAELTQDFIEKSKEAKPTILICEGTNISGADVSSEDEVKRKVGKVISGTDGLVMATFSYADVDRFKTFYEASKTSKRRLAVSMRQAYILDRLRCDGKLKLPEIDDESLIILQKMKKRYSPWEEDIQSHLNVKSPEEIKNMQDSIVMACSLFDVKELIEIRPRSGSNFIHSASEPVNEEGEIEFTKLLNWLDHFGLPMYQIHCSGHIMPNELKDMIMRIQPKKVYPIHTEHPELFSKFLSRYVKVEIPRRV; from the coding sequence GTGCTAAATTTTTATGGTGGGGTAGGCGAGATAGGTGGCAACAAGATCCTTCTAGAAGATAGGGATACCAGGATACTGCTTGACTTCGGGATGAGCTATTCATGCAGGAGGAGATTCTACTTTGAGCCTTACCTTTCACCTAGGGATGAGAGGGGACTCCTGGAGTTTGGGATCCTCCCCCATCTGCAAGGGGTTTACAGGTTCGACGACTCTGAACCTTCAATAGACGGGGTCTTCCTATCACACTCTCACAGCGACCATGCTTCATGCATATCTTTCATCAACAGAAGGATCCCGATCTATTGTGGAGAGACCACGAAAACCATTCTGGAGAGTCTGAGCGAGACTAGGGCTAGAACATTCGAGACCGACATTGGAGGCTTGAAAATAGAGACATTCAAGACTGGGGATAAGATTAAGATCGGCGGATTAGAGGTTGAACCTATCCATGTCGACCACTCAGTACCAGCGGCATACGGATTCATAATATACACCTCAGAAGGCGCCGTCGCATACACTGGAGACCTGAGGACCCACGGTGCGAAGGCCGAGTTGACCCAAGACTTCATCGAGAAATCTAAGGAAGCAAAGCCTACAATCCTGATCTGTGAAGGTACAAACATCAGCGGCGCAGACGTCTCGAGTGAAGATGAGGTGAAGAGGAAAGTTGGAAAGGTCATAAGTGGAACAGATGGACTAGTCATGGCAACATTCTCCTATGCGGATGTAGACAGGTTCAAAACATTCTATGAAGCTTCGAAGACCAGTAAGAGAAGGTTGGCTGTATCGATGAGGCAAGCATACATCCTCGACAGGCTGAGATGTGATGGAAAGTTGAAATTGCCTGAGATAGATGATGAGAGCCTCATCATACTCCAGAAGATGAAGAAGAGATATTCACCTTGGGAGGAGGATATTCAATCTCACCTCAACGTCAAGAGCCCAGAGGAGATAAAGAATATGCAGGACAGTATCGTTATGGCTTGCAGCCTCTTCGACGTCAAGGAGCTGATAGAGATAAGGCCGAGGTCAGGGAGCAACTTCATACATTCAGCCTCCGAACCTGTGAATGAGGAGGGTGAGATTGAATTCACGAAACTTCTAAACTGGCTTGACCATTTCGGCCTACCGATGTATCAGATACACTGCTCAGGACACATAATGCCCAACGAGCTCAAAGACATGATCATGAGAATCCAACCCAAGAAGGTTTATCCAATACATACTGAGCATCCTGAGCTCTTCTCGAAGTTTCTCTCCAGATATGTCAAGGTTGAAATTCCAAGAAGGGTTTAG
- a CDS encoding MBL fold metallo-hydrolase, giving the protein MIERVTSNIYMVKIPLPQSPLKATNSYIIKGEDRNLIVDTGYNLPECKAALLQGLRELGVSLDLTDIFITHMHPDHLDLVWSLQSDSSKIYLSKPDVETVKSSERWEESRNLFSKLSGLPEDVLQEIIERHSPRRFHQGKTPEFTIVEDGDEIKIGDHLLQCVETPGHSKGHMCLYEPKRKLLICGDHVLNDITPNIALWQYEWNPLEKYLDSLDKILGFEVELALPGHRSLIRDFEGRIFELKNHHQERLKEILSLLDGDGKDAFRIASEMKWDMTYESWDQFPATQKLFATAEALSHLKYLDDKGLINKKFREQRILFARRHRTLQAC; this is encoded by the coding sequence ATGATCGAGAGGGTAACCTCAAACATTTACATGGTGAAGATTCCTCTCCCCCAGAGCCCACTGAAAGCAACAAACTCCTACATCATCAAGGGTGAGGATAGAAATCTGATAGTTGATACAGGCTACAATCTGCCAGAGTGTAAGGCTGCGCTGCTTCAAGGCTTGAGGGAACTAGGAGTCTCTCTAGATCTAACAGATATATTCATAACACACATGCATCCAGACCATCTTGACCTGGTCTGGTCCCTACAATCAGATTCTTCAAAGATATACCTCAGCAAGCCTGATGTTGAGACTGTGAAGTCGAGCGAGAGGTGGGAGGAGAGTAGAAACCTGTTCTCCAAGTTAAGTGGCCTCCCAGAGGATGTTCTCCAAGAGATTATTGAGAGACACTCTCCCAGAAGATTCCATCAAGGCAAAACCCCTGAATTCACCATAGTTGAGGATGGTGACGAGATAAAGATTGGAGATCACCTCCTACAATGTGTTGAGACCCCTGGCCATAGTAAAGGTCACATGTGCCTTTACGAGCCTAAGAGGAAACTGCTCATATGTGGGGATCATGTTCTCAACGACATAACCCCAAACATCGCATTATGGCAGTATGAATGGAACCCCCTAGAGAAATATTTGGATAGTCTGGATAAGATTCTTGGGTTTGAAGTGGAACTGGCCCTACCAGGCCATAGAAGCCTCATCAGAGACTTCGAGGGTAGAATTTTTGAGTTGAAGAACCACCATCAGGAGAGACTCAAAGAGATCCTGTCTTTACTGGACGGTGATGGTAAGGACGCCTTCAGAATAGCCTCCGAGATGAAGTGGGATATGACCTATGAGTCTTGGGATCAATTCCCAGCCACACAGAAACTATTTGCAACAGCAGAAGCCCTATCCCACCTCAAATACCTCGACGATAAAGGACTGATAAATAAGAAATTTCGAGAGCAGAGAATATTATTCGCGAGGAGACATCGAACTTTACAAGCATGCTGA
- a CDS encoding glutamate-5-semialdehyde dehydrogenase yields MDMVEVAKRARTASLRLANIKGEDKDRAILTIAEEIDRRRSKIVEVNSQDVEDSVKKGVAPPLIKRLRLDNSKIDEMLRGLRALAQLEDPVGRTILCMEMDEGLELYKVTCPIGVIGAIFEARPDALVQISSLCLKSGNAVILKGGVEASRTNSSLTELIRDVLRRLKIPEDSVQLVETREDVAELLKMDDYIDLLIPRGSTDLVKYIKENSKIPVLGHTEGICHEYVDEYADLEMAVNICYDAKVQYPAVCNAMETLLVHKNIAERFLPVMAEKYRQANVELRGDKKTRKILPEIKEATDEDWRTEYLDLILSIKVVDSIKEAIDHINIYGSHHTDGIITMSEENARRFLMEVDSAVVLHNASTRFSDGYRFGLGAEVGISTGKIHARGPVGLEGLVIYKYIVKGNGQVVSTYTGENAKPYTHRKLSKVWPT; encoded by the coding sequence TTGGATATGGTCGAGGTTGCTAAACGGGCTAGAACCGCATCGCTGAGACTAGCAAACATTAAAGGTGAAGATAAAGATAGGGCTATTCTAACCATAGCCGAGGAGATAGATAGACGAAGGTCTAAGATCGTTGAGGTTAACAGTCAGGATGTTGAAGATTCTGTAAAGAAAGGCGTCGCACCGCCTCTGATAAAGAGGCTCAGACTAGATAATTCAAAGATAGATGAGATGTTGAGGGGGTTGAGGGCTCTTGCTCAATTAGAAGATCCTGTCGGCAGAACAATCTTATGTATGGAGATGGATGAGGGCCTCGAACTCTACAAGGTGACATGCCCCATAGGTGTCATAGGGGCCATATTCGAGGCTAGACCTGATGCTCTCGTCCAAATATCGAGCCTATGTCTAAAGTCTGGAAACGCCGTCATCCTTAAGGGTGGGGTTGAAGCCTCAAGGACAAACAGCTCTCTGACAGAGCTCATAAGGGATGTGTTGAGGAGACTTAAGATCCCTGAAGATTCTGTTCAACTCGTCGAGACGAGGGAGGATGTCGCCGAACTCCTCAAGATGGATGATTACATAGACCTACTCATCCCCAGAGGCTCAACCGACCTCGTGAAATATATTAAAGAGAACAGTAAGATCCCTGTCCTAGGCCACACTGAGGGGATATGTCACGAGTATGTAGACGAGTATGCGGATCTGGAGATGGCTGTCAACATATGCTACGACGCTAAGGTCCAGTATCCAGCAGTATGCAACGCCATGGAGACACTGCTCGTCCATAAGAATATTGCCGAAAGATTTCTGCCGGTGATGGCTGAGAAATATAGGCAAGCCAACGTCGAGTTGAGAGGAGACAAGAAGACCAGAAAGATCCTGCCGGAGATTAAGGAGGCGACCGATGAAGATTGGAGGACGGAATACCTAGACCTCATACTCTCCATAAAGGTTGTTGACTCGATCAAAGAAGCCATAGACCACATAAACATCTACGGCTCACACCATACGGATGGAATAATTACGATGAGTGAGGAGAACGCTAGAAGGTTCCTGATGGAGGTCGACTCAGCAGTCGTTCTACACAACGCCTCAACAAGATTCAGTGACGGATACAGGTTCGGCCTAGGCGCTGAGGTTGGGATAAGCACCGGGAAGATCCATGCCAGGGGACCAGTCGGCCTCGAAGGTTTGGTGATATACAAATATATTGTGAAGGGGAACGGTCAAGTGGTCTCAACATATACTGGAGAGAACGCTAAACCATACACCCATAGAAAGTTGAGTAAGGTCTGGCCGACATGA
- a CDS encoding nuclear transport factor 2 family protein, giving the protein MGEMKYLKSLLVLSTLLFLLVSTPMFLVNAENYGDEYAVRKVVWDYVKAMNRRSVEDILSLYTVDGEFVDMTFDIKFSGPDQLRNLYRDIFNINPRLTFTAFPWEIYISGNQASLTCSWSLVGEYGVYNGVYLITMSWSSGAWRILNITAYITVIHYYHPPNILIR; this is encoded by the coding sequence ATGGGTGAAATGAAGTATCTTAAAAGTCTACTTGTACTTTCAACGCTTCTCTTTCTTCTAGTATCCACACCTATGTTTCTCGTGAACGCTGAAAATTATGGGGACGAGTATGCTGTCAGGAAGGTTGTTTGGGATTATGTCAAAGCAATGAACCGCAGGTCTGTCGAAGATATTCTCTCCCTATACACGGTCGATGGTGAGTTTGTCGACATGACCTTCGACATAAAATTCTCAGGACCAGACCAGCTCCGTAACCTCTACAGAGATATCTTCAATATAAATCCTAGACTGACCTTCACCGCTTTTCCATGGGAGATCTATATCAGCGGCAACCAGGCCTCGCTCACATGCTCTTGGAGTCTAGTGGGTGAATACGGCGTATACAACGGGGTCTACCTGATCACTATGAGTTGGTCAAGTGGCGCCTGGAGAATATTGAATATAACAGCTTACATAACAGTGATACATTACTATCATCCGCCAAATATACTTATCCGCTAG
- a CDS encoding zinc ribbon domain-containing protein produces the protein MRGAIVFLAVFIITLLATLQYSSLPPGRTLYSLLNVPETTYPVLGFPATLLVCAVFNGVAYGVVAWLAYTIVERFRSVRAHPERVEAKPREILHARKFCINCGSEISVEARYCPKCGKAQQA, from the coding sequence TTGAGAGGGGCCATAGTGTTTCTGGCCGTATTCATAATAACGCTACTGGCGACTCTCCAGTATAGCAGTCTACCTCCTGGAAGAACGCTCTATTCGCTCTTGAATGTTCCTGAGACGACTTATCCTGTCTTAGGGTTCCCTGCGACACTTCTAGTATGCGCGGTTTTCAACGGGGTCGCTTATGGGGTGGTTGCTTGGCTGGCCTATACGATCGTTGAGAGGTTTAGGAGTGTGAGGGCTCATCCGGAAAGAGTTGAGGCCAAGCCGAGGGAGATACTCCATGCCAGAAAGTTTTGCATAAACTGTGGTTCAGAGATCTCTGTCGAAGCCAGATACTGCCCCAAATGTGGAAAGGCCCAGCAAGCATAG
- the nth gene encoding endonuclease III, which translates to MSESRQAGGEGGRLSEILSILSKTYPDAKVALNFTNPLEILIATMLSAQCTDERVNKVTETLFKKYRSPEDYAKSNLKELEKDIRPTGFYKAKAKKIRDACRIIVEKFNSQVPKTMVELTSLPGVGRKTANIVLSNAYGIIEGIAVDTHVARVSRRLGLTESDDPNKIEQDLMSKIPKNLWFPFTYQLIEHGRRVCNARKPLCSQCNLNKLCPSASICGKGPQS; encoded by the coding sequence ATGTCGGAGAGTCGACAGGCTGGGGGGGAGGGTGGGAGGCTGAGTGAGATCCTCAGTATCCTATCCAAAACATATCCAGACGCAAAAGTCGCCCTGAACTTCACGAACCCACTTGAGATTCTTATTGCAACAATGCTCTCAGCCCAATGTACAGACGAGAGGGTGAACAAGGTCACAGAAACCCTATTCAAGAAATATAGGAGTCCAGAGGACTATGCGAAGAGTAACTTGAAGGAGCTTGAGAAGGATATCAGGCCTACAGGATTCTATAAGGCCAAAGCCAAAAAAATCAGAGACGCCTGCAGGATCATAGTTGAGAAATTCAACTCACAAGTTCCGAAGACCATGGTTGAACTCACATCCCTACCAGGTGTAGGTAGGAAGACGGCCAACATAGTATTGTCGAACGCCTACGGCATCATCGAAGGAATAGCTGTTGACACCCATGTGGCAAGGGTAAGCAGGAGGCTGGGCCTGACTGAATCAGACGACCCGAACAAGATCGAGCAAGACCTGATGAGTAAGATACCGAAGAACCTGTGGTTTCCATTCACATACCAACTCATAGAGCATGGCCGAAGAGTCTGCAACGCAAGGAAACCCCTATGCAGCCAATGCAACCTAAACAAGTTATGCCCATCAGCATCAATATGCGGCAAGGGGCCTCAAAGTTGA
- the amrS gene encoding AmmeMemoRadiSam system radical SAM enzyme codes for METLSGQLQDLLERPNVREASLFTVEGGATRCLTCERRCIISLGKVGYCRTRINIEGRLYTLIYGDISSISINPIEKKPLFHFWPGSKALTFGSWSCNFPCPWCQNSELSKRPPNPQKAEYISPQDLLKMPKTRFQGTSISFNEPTLTLEYALDLFPLAKKMGLYNTYVSNGYMTTSALRKLKDAGLDAVKFDVKGGSKSVRKYCEADVGLVWRNVKSSISMGMHVEIVTLLIPRINDDVEAVTEIVREHLRYAGPETPLHFSRFYPSYMMMDWEATPIESLEKAYSIAKREGVEYVYLGNCPGHRYENTYCPRCGELLIERYLFDIVDYRLSAENSCPACGEDIPITGRFVT; via the coding sequence ATGGAGACACTATCGGGTCAGCTGCAGGATCTGCTTGAAAGACCTAATGTGCGTGAGGCCAGCCTATTCACCGTTGAGGGTGGGGCGACCAGATGCTTAACCTGCGAGAGGAGATGTATAATTTCCCTTGGCAAGGTTGGATACTGCCGGACGAGGATAAACATTGAAGGGCGCCTCTACACCCTGATCTATGGGGACATATCCTCCATCTCAATAAACCCAATTGAGAAGAAGCCTTTATTCCACTTCTGGCCTGGAAGCAAGGCCTTGACTTTCGGCTCATGGAGTTGCAATTTTCCATGTCCATGGTGTCAAAACAGTGAGTTGAGTAAAAGGCCACCGAACCCACAGAAAGCAGAATACATCAGCCCGCAGGACCTGCTCAAGATGCCTAAAACAAGATTTCAAGGAACGTCCATCAGCTTCAACGAACCTACGTTGACGCTTGAGTATGCCCTAGACCTCTTCCCCCTGGCCAAAAAAATGGGCCTATACAACACCTATGTCTCGAACGGTTACATGACAACTTCAGCCCTACGCAAGTTGAAGGATGCTGGACTAGACGCTGTGAAGTTCGATGTCAAAGGCGGCTCGAAATCTGTCAGGAAGTATTGTGAGGCTGATGTTGGATTGGTTTGGAGGAACGTGAAGTCCTCGATAAGTATGGGGATGCATGTTGAGATTGTTACTCTCCTCATTCCTAGGATCAACGATGACGTTGAAGCCGTTACTGAGATTGTTAGGGAGCATTTAAGATACGCCGGCCCTGAGACACCCCTACACTTCTCAAGATTCTATCCGAGCTACATGATGATGGATTGGGAGGCCACACCTATTGAGTCTCTGGAGAAGGCATACTCAATAGCCAAGAGGGAGGGTGTAGAATATGTTTATCTTGGCAATTGCCCAGGGCACAGGTATGAAAACACTTATTGCCCCAGGTGCGGGGAACTCTTGATTGAACGTTACCTCTTCGACATAGTCGATTACAGACTCAGCGCAGAAAATTCTTGTCCAGCCTGCGGTGAGGATATTCCTATCACTGGACGGTTCGTAACCTGA
- a CDS encoding type II toxin-antitoxin system VapC family toxin → MYFIDANIFLELLLDQERAAECENFLEHVCKGSIEGLTTDFIIDSILLIMEREGKSPSELSLFLLSLLGYKSLQIYFLSIRDRIEATKHMQRSDLDYDDSTTYQAMNRTQVDQIVSFDKDFDRIYSIKRLEPKDAL, encoded by the coding sequence CTGTACTTCATCGACGCAAATATCTTCCTCGAACTCTTACTGGACCAGGAGCGGGCTGCAGAGTGTGAGAATTTCTTAGAACATGTATGTAAAGGTTCTATTGAAGGTTTGACGACTGACTTCATAATCGACAGCATACTCCTCATTATGGAAAGAGAAGGTAAGAGCCCATCTGAGCTTTCACTGTTTCTATTATCCTTGCTAGGCTACAAATCCCTCCAGATATACTTTCTATCGATACGTGACCGGATCGAAGCTACAAAGCATATGCAAAGATCAGATCTAGACTATGATGACTCAACTACATATCAAGCGATGAATAGAACGCAGGTTGATCAAATAGTCTCATTCGATAAAGATTTTGACAGAATCTACAGCATCAAGAGGCTCGAACCGAAAGATGCATTATAA
- the trxA gene encoding thioredoxin, whose product MEENDELEAIKAKKMERLLEMARSPPGPIKVSDMTFDETIRRNRLVVVDFWAEWCGPCMVLSPVIDQLAKEYAGRVLFAKLNIDENPAATEKFGVMSIPTLLIFKDSNIVDRIVGVAPKSRIESVLNSYL is encoded by the coding sequence ATGGAGGAGAATGATGAGCTGGAGGCTATAAAAGCCAAGAAAATGGAGAGACTCCTGGAGATGGCTAGGTCGCCGCCGGGGCCGATAAAGGTTTCAGATATGACCTTCGATGAGACTATAAGGAGGAATAGGCTGGTAGTCGTTGACTTCTGGGCTGAATGGTGTGGACCATGCATGGTCCTCTCACCGGTGATAGATCAGCTTGCAAAGGAATATGCTGGGAGGGTATTGTTCGCCAAGCTTAATATCGATGAGAACCCAGCTGCCACAGAAAAATTCGGAGTGATGAGTATCCCAACACTCTTGATATTCAAGGACTCAAATATAGTGGACAGGATAGTTGGCGTAGCGCCTAAAAGTAGAATAGAGAGCGTCCTGAACAGTTACCTATGA